The Catellatospora citrea DNA segment ACGCGGTAGAGGCTGTTCTGCTCCAGGGACGTGACGCGTACGCTCGCGGCCTCGGTGCCGCCGACTGCCGCGGCCAGGTCGCGGATGCGTACGCCGCTCCAGGTGGCGGTGGCGCTCCAGCCTTCGACGCAGGTGATCGGCAGCTGCGCGGTGTGCTGGGCCAGCGCGCCGAGTTCGGCCAAACTGAGCCGCAGCGTGCGGGCCGGTCCGACGACTTCGAGGCGGTAGCCGGGGTCGGTGGCCGCGGCGGTGACTCCGGCGCTGGCCGCGGACTTGTTGACCGGCAGCCCCTGCGGCCCGACGCGCGGGTCGCGGGGGCCGAGCAGCGACAGCCCGGCCAGTGGCCGCAGGGTCTGGCCGATCGTCGCGACGGTGATCAGCCCGATGGCCGCACCGACGGTGGTGAGTAGTCCGCGCCTGCTCATGCCCGTGGTCTGGGGTGTGGGGCGGTCGGGTGCGCGCAGTGCCCGGCGGATGATCGGCAGTTTGACCCCGATGTGGATGGCGAGCGCGCCGATGAGGATCCACGCGGTCCAGTAGTGGGCGGTGGTGAAGAAGAAGCTCATGGGGGAGTACCACAGGGCGATGTTGAGGATGCCGGTGGTGACCTGGAACAGCGCGGCGGCGACCAGGACGAACAGGCTGAGTCGTTCGACGGCGTGGACGGGGTCGCGGAACGGCGGCCAGCGGAACAGCTTCGGGTAGACCGACCACAGTTTGGCGGCCAGCAGCGGCACGATCGCAAGGCCGGTGGCCACATGCAGACCTTGGGTGACGCGGTAGAGGTTGACCGGCCGTGACGGCCAGTAGAACCAGGCTGGCGGGTGCTGGATGGCGTGGCTGATGTATCCGGTGAGGAAGCACACGGCGACGGCGATGCCGAGGATGCGGCCCAGGCGGCTGGTCAGCTGGGGTGAGCGCAACCGCGAGGTGAACAGCCGGGACAGGTTTGCCGGGTACAGCCGGGTCAGCGGCTCAGGCACGCGAACCATCGGTTCTCCTCCGTCCAGGTCTCGGCCACGCGCAGTCCCGCGTGTTCGGCCAGTGATGTGAGGTCGTCGGCACTGACGACGGCCCAGGCGAAGGGGTCGCTGGTGCGACGGTCGTCGGTGATCGCGACCCGGCCGCGCCAGCCGCGAGTGCCGGGAGCTTCGACCTCGGCGATGACAGTGCCGCCCGGTGCGAGCAGGTCGCGGCAGCGCGACAGCAGCCGGGCGGGGTCGCCGCCGATGCCGATGTTGCCGTCGGCGAGCAGCGCGTGCCGCCAGCTGCGGCCGCCGGGCAGCGGCGCGAACACGTCCTGGACGACGGCGTCGGCACCGCGAGCCTGAGCCAGGCGCACTGCCGCGGCGCTGACGTCGATGCCGAGGGCGGGCACGCCGCGGCGGGTCAGGGCTGCGGTGAGCCGGCCGGGACCGCAGCCGATGTCGAGGGTCGGGCCGGTGCAGCGGGCGAGCAGGGCGCTGTCGCCGGCGGTCGGGTCGCGCTGCCAGGCGGCGGTGTCGACGTGCCACAACAGTGTGCCGGTCGGGTCGACGAGTCGCAGGGCGCCGTCGCCGCCGCGGGCGGCCCGGTGCAGCGCCCCGGCGTAGACCGTCAGGGCGCTGGTCATCGGCGTGCCCCGTCGGGTGCGGGCAGGTGGGTGCCGACGGCGGCGGCGAAGCGGCCGCGCGGATGCGCGGCGGCTACGGCATGGGCGTCGGCGGCGGTGTCGACGTCGCGCAACGTGTCCAGCCGGGCCACGCGCAAGCCGAGCCGGTGCAGGGCGGCCAGGGTGCGGGCACCGGTGTCGGCGGTGGACATCGGCACCGCGGCCAGGACGGCAGCGTGGGCCGGATCGCGCAGCGCGAGGATCCACCAGCCGCCGTCGTCGGCGAAGCCGAGCGCGGCGTCCGCGACGTCGAGGGCGTCGGCCGCAGCCGTCAGCAGGTGTGGGGTGAGCTGTGGGGTGTCCATGCCGACCAGCACCGTGGGCACGCCGGGCAGGGCGGTGTCGGTGTAGGCGTGGGCCAGGCGCTCGCCGAGGCCGTCGCCGCGCTGGGCGACCGCCGTCCAGCCGGGCGGGGTCGGGTGCTCGCCGTCGATGACGAGGATGCGGTGGAGCGCGGGTGTCGCGGTGACCGCGGTGATGGTGTCGGCGAGCGCGGCGGCGGCGATGGCGGCGGCCTGCTGCGGTGTGCACGGCGGGCACAGGCGGGTCTTGACCCGGCCGGGGACCGGCGCTTTGGCGATGACCAGCAGTTGCGCGTTCACCGGGCGAGGACTTTCGACATGTCGCGTATCGCGCGGGCGGTGCCGAGCACGGTGCCGGTGACCTTCGACCGGGTGCCTTCGGCGCGGGGGGCGTAGGCGACGTCGACCTCACGCACCCGCCAGCCAGCGCGGGCTGCGGCGACGATCATTTCCAGGGGGTAGCCGAAGCGCCGGTCGGTCAGGTTCAGCGCGAGCAGCCTCTCGCGGCGCGCGGCGCGCATCGGGCCCAGGTCGTGGATGGGCAGTCGCAGCCGGGTGCGCATCCGCCAGGCCAGCACCGCGTTGGCGAGCCGGGCGTGGGTCGGCCACGCCCCGGCGGTGTTCGGGCGGCGCCGGCCTAGGACCAGGTCGGCGGTGCCGTCGCGGACCGGGTCGGCGACCAGGGGCAGTTGGGCGAGGTCGAAGGAGCCGTCGGCGTCGGCGAAGCACACGACCTCGGAGGTGGCGGCCAGTAGCCCGGCGTGCGCGGCCGCCCCGAAGCCTCGCTGCGGCACGTGCACGACCAGGGCCCCGTGGGCCCGTGCGACGTGTGCTGAGCCGTCGGTGGAGCCGTTGTCAGCGACGATCGCGCGGTACCCGTCGGGCAGCCCGGCCAGCACCAGGGGCAGCGCAGCGGCCTCATCCAGGCACGGAAGCACGACATCAATCATGATCTCGACACTAACGGCGACCGGGGGCCGAAATTCTTACGAACCGAAGATAGGTCATTACGAAGTACAAACGTCGCACCGTGACGGCTTGCGGGACGCCTAGGTTGTGAGTTCATGCGAGTACTCATCACCGGCGGCGCGGGCTTCATCGGCGCCCATGTCACGCGCACCCTGGCCGACGCCGGCCACGACGTGTCCGTGCTGGACTGCCTGCACCCCGCCGCGCACCGGACCGACAGCCACGTCGCCGACGTCGACGGCGTGCCGGTCCGCCACGGCGACGTGCGCGACGCCGCCACCGTCGATGCCGCGCTGGCGGGCGTGGACGCCGTCGTGCACCAGGCCGCCATGGTCGGCATGGGCGTCGACCTGGCCGACCTGCCCGACTACGTCAGCTGCAACGACCTGGGCACCGCTGTGCTGCTGGCCGCGATGGCCCGCCACCGCATCCCGCGGCTCGTCCTGGCCAGCTCCATGGTCGTCTACGGCGAAGGCGCCTACACCTGCGCCGAACACGGCCCGGCCCGCCCCGCCGCACGAGAGCTCGCCGACCTGGCCGTCGGGCAGTTCGAACCCCGCTGCCCGCGGTGCGCCCGGCCGCTGGAGCCCGGCGTCGTCGACGAGGACGACCGCCTCGACCCGCGCAGCGTCTACGCCGCCACGAAACTCGCCCAGGAACACCTGACCGCCGCGTGGGCCCGCGAGTCCGGCGCGACCGCGATCGCGCTGCGCTACCACAACGTGTACGGGCCCGGCATGCCCCGCGACACCCCGTACTCCGGCGTCGCGGCGATCTTCCGATCCGCCCTGGAACGCGGCGACGCCCCGCAGGTCTACGAAGACGGCTGCCAGCGACGCGACTTCGTCCACGTCACCGACGTCGCCGCCGCGAACCTCGCCGCCCTGAACGCCCTTGACGCCGACCGCGCACCGGGACTGCGCGCCTACAACATCGCCTCCGGCGATCCGCGGACCGTCGCCGACATGGCCGCCACCCTCGCCACGGCCATGCACGGCCCCGCCCCGGTGATCACCGGAGCGTTCCGGGCCGGCGACGTCCGCCACGTCGTCGCAACACCACGCCGCGCGAGCGACGAGCTCGGCTTCACCGCACAAGTGCCGTTCACGACCGGGCTCGCCGAGTTCGCGACCGCCCCGCTACGAGCCTGACCATGCTCACCACGCAGGCCCAGCCACGCCAGGACAGCGCGGCGTTCCCGCGCGCCGACCGGATCACCACCGCGCTCGCCGCAGCACTCGTCATCGGCTCGATCACCGCCGGCCTGGTGCTGAACCTGACCGACACACCGGTGCAGGCCGAGGCCGCGCCGCTGTACGCGCTCTGGCAGCCACACCTCGGCCCCGGGACCCCCGCCGCGCTCGCCGTCGCGGCCGCCGTCATCCTGCACGGACCACGCCTCGCCGCGACATTGGCGTGGCGGCGGCTGCTCGCCGTGTCCTACGCCGCCGCCACACTGTGGACCTTCTCCCTAGCCATGATCGACGGCTGGCAGCGCGGCCTGGCCGGCCGGCTCACCGCCCAGGCGGAATACCTCACCGAGGTCGACGGCGTCACCGACATCCCCACGATGCTGCGCGAGTTCACCGGCCGCATCCTCGACTACCAGCCCGACTCGTGGACCACCCACGTCTCCGGCCACCCACCAGGCGCCCTGCTCATGTTCGTCTGGCTCGACCGCATCGGCCTCGGCGGCGGCGGCCCCGCCGCGATCGCCTGCATCCTCGCCGGGGCGCTCGCCGCGCTCGCCGTGCCGGTCACGCTGCGGACACTGGGCCAGGAATCCGCAGCACGCACCGCCGTGCCGTTCGTGGTGCTGCTACCAGGCGCGGTATGGATCGGCGTCTCCGCCGACGGCCTGTTCGCCGGCCTCACCAGCACCGCGCTCGCCCTGCTCGCCATCGCGGTCACCACTGCCAGGCAGGGCACAGCCGCAGCATGCGGCCTCGGCGCAGGCGCGGTGCTGGCCTTCGGCTGCTACCTGTCCTACGGCCTGGTCCTCATCGCCCCACTGGCGCTCGCCGTCCTCGCCGTCGCTGCACGCCGGCACCCGGCCGGCTTGCGCGGGTGGCTACGGGCTGCAGGCCGCGCGCTGACGGCAGCGCTCATCGCGGCAGTGGCCGTCGTCGTGGCGTTCACGGCCGTAGGGTTCTGGTGGCTCGACGGCTACCACCTCGTCGTGCAGCGCTACTACCAAGGCATCGCCTCCGAACGCGCCTACGACTACTGGGTATGGGCCAACCTCGCCGCGCTGCTCCTGTCCGCCGGACCCGCCGCGGCGGTCATCGTCCGCCGGGTACTCGTCGCACTGCCGCGTGACCAGTCCGCATACGTGCTGCTGCCCGCCGCGGCGGCCCTG contains these protein-coding regions:
- a CDS encoding glycosyltransferase family 2 protein, with translation MIDVVLPCLDEAAALPLVLAGLPDGYRAIVADNGSTDGSAHVARAHGALVVHVPQRGFGAAAHAGLLAATSEVVCFADADGSFDLAQLPLVADPVRDGTADLVLGRRRPNTAGAWPTHARLANAVLAWRMRTRLRLPIHDLGPMRAARRERLLALNLTDRRFGYPLEMIVAAARAGWRVREVDVAYAPRAEGTRSKVTGTVLGTARAIRDMSKVLAR
- a CDS encoding class I SAM-dependent methyltransferase, which encodes MTSALTVYAGALHRAARGGDGALRLVDPTGTLLWHVDTAAWQRDPTAGDSALLARCTGPTLDIGCGPGRLTAALTRRGVPALGIDVSAAAVRLAQARGADAVVQDVFAPLPGGRSWRHALLADGNIGIGGDPARLLSRCRDLLAPGGTVIAEVEAPGTRGWRGRVAITDDRRTSDPFAWAVVSADDLTSLAEHAGLRVAETWTEENRWFACLSR
- a CDS encoding TIGR04282 family arsenosugar biosynthesis glycosyltransferase is translated as MNAQLLVIAKAPVPGRVKTRLCPPCTPQQAAAIAAAALADTITAVTATPALHRILVIDGEHPTPPGWTAVAQRGDGLGERLAHAYTDTALPGVPTVLVGMDTPQLTPHLLTAAADALDVADAALGFADDGGWWILALRDPAHAAVLAAVPMSTADTGARTLAALHRLGLRVARLDTLRDVDTAADAHAVAAAHPRGRFAAAVGTHLPAPDGARR
- a CDS encoding NAD-dependent epimerase/dehydratase family protein; translated protein: MRVLITGGAGFIGAHVTRTLADAGHDVSVLDCLHPAAHRTDSHVADVDGVPVRHGDVRDAATVDAALAGVDAVVHQAAMVGMGVDLADLPDYVSCNDLGTAVLLAAMARHRIPRLVLASSMVVYGEGAYTCAEHGPARPAARELADLAVGQFEPRCPRCARPLEPGVVDEDDRLDPRSVYAATKLAQEHLTAAWARESGATAIALRYHNVYGPGMPRDTPYSGVAAIFRSALERGDAPQVYEDGCQRRDFVHVTDVAAANLAALNALDADRAPGLRAYNIASGDPRTVADMAATLATAMHGPAPVITGAFRAGDVRHVVATPRRASDELGFTAQVPFTTGLAEFATAPLRA
- a CDS encoding molybdopterin-dependent oxidoreductase, which gives rise to MVRVPEPLTRLYPANLSRLFTSRLRSPQLTSRLGRILGIAVAVCFLTGYISHAIQHPPAWFYWPSRPVNLYRVTQGLHVATGLAIVPLLAAKLWSVYPKLFRWPPFRDPVHAVERLSLFVLVAAALFQVTTGILNIALWYSPMSFFFTTAHYWTAWILIGALAIHIGVKLPIIRRALRAPDRPTPQTTGMSRRGLLTTVGAAIGLITVATIGQTLRPLAGLSLLGPRDPRVGPQGLPVNKSAASAGVTAAATDPGYRLEVVGPARTLRLSLAELGALAQHTAQLPITCVEGWSATATWSGVRIRDLAAAVGGTEAASVRVTSLEQNSLYRVSTLAPPHAADPLTLLALRVAGQPLDLDHGYPCRLIAPNRPGVLQTKWVARIEVLQP